From a single Maritimibacter sp. DP1N21-5 genomic region:
- a CDS encoding endonuclease/exonuclease/phosphatase family protein, whose translation MRIATYNVEWMNSLFDDDGALLNDDQWSSRHDVTRAAQIDALRTVFRALDADAIMVIEAPDTSRGRDTVRALETFARHADLRARQAVIGFSNDTQQEIALLYDPDVLVVTHAPQVHAGAPRFDGSFRIDLDIDATEDEVVFSKPPLELLVESESGAMLRMIGAHLKSKAPHGARDRDEVMRISIANRRKQLAQAIWLRARVDAILADAEPLIVLGDLNDGPGLDEYEHLFGRSSVEIIMGAGDTALSDPHARQALQRRLGATPTTARFWIRPEQRFLQALLDYVMISPDLAARSPTWRIWHPLDDPKCWSDPALRDALVTASDHFPVSLDIVL comes from the coding sequence ATGCGGATTGCCACCTACAATGTCGAATGGATGAACAGCCTCTTCGATGATGACGGGGCGTTGTTGAATGACGACCAATGGTCTTCGCGCCATGACGTGACGCGGGCCGCGCAAATCGACGCGCTTCGCACCGTGTTCCGTGCGCTCGATGCCGACGCGATCATGGTGATCGAAGCACCCGACACCAGCCGCGGCCGCGACACGGTGCGCGCGCTGGAAACCTTTGCCCGCCATGCCGATCTGCGTGCACGGCAGGCAGTGATCGGCTTCTCGAACGACACGCAGCAAGAAATCGCGCTGCTCTATGACCCGGATGTGCTGGTGGTCACCCACGCGCCGCAAGTCCATGCAGGCGCGCCACGCTTTGACGGCAGTTTCCGGATCGACCTCGATATCGATGCCACCGAAGACGAGGTGGTGTTTTCCAAACCCCCGTTGGAGTTGCTTGTCGAAAGCGAAAGTGGCGCCATGCTCAGGATGATCGGCGCGCATCTGAAATCCAAGGCGCCGCACGGTGCCCGCGACCGGGACGAGGTGATGCGCATCTCAATCGCCAACCGGCGCAAGCAATTGGCCCAGGCAATCTGGCTGCGTGCGCGGGTCGATGCCATTCTGGCGGATGCGGAGCCCTTGATAGTCTTGGGCGATCTGAACGACGGTCCAGGGCTCGATGAATACGAGCATCTTTTCGGGCGCTCGTCGGTCGAGATTATCATGGGGGCAGGCGACACCGCATTGTCCGACCCGCATGCGAGACAGGCGTTGCAACGCCGCCTTGGGGCGACCCCGACCACCGCGCGGTTCTGGATACGGCCCGAACAGCGTTTTCTGCAGGCCTTGCTGGACTACGTGATGATCTCACCGGATCTGGCGGCGCGGTCACCCACGTGGCGCATCTGGCACCCGCTTGATGATCCCAAATGCTGGTCCGACCCCGCGCTTCGCGATGCCTTGGTCACCGCATCGGATCATTTCCCGGTGAGCTTGGATATCGTGCTATGA
- a CDS encoding acetyl/propionyl/methylcrotonyl-CoA carboxylase subunit alpha → MFNKILIANRGEIACRVIKTARKMGIPTVAIYSDADAKALHVQMADEAIHIGPPPANQSYIVIDKVMDAIKQSGAQAVHPGYGFLSENAKFAEALEEADVAFVGPPKGAIESMGDKITSKKIAQDAGVSTVPGYMGLIDDADEAVKISTEIGYPVMLKASAGGGGKGMRIAWNDEEAREGFQSSKNEAANSFGDDRIFIEKFVTQPRHIEIQVLCDSHGNGIYLGERECSIQRRNQKVVEEAPSPFLDEATRKAMGEQAVALAKAVGYASAGTVEFIVDGDKNFYFLEMNTRLQVEHPVTELITGVDLVEQMIRVAAGEKLSITQDDVKLNGWAIENRLYAEDPYRGFLPSIGRLTRYRPPAETESYSPGVTPDSIVVRNDTGVYEGGEISMYYDPMIAKLCTWGPDRATAIEAMRVALDSFEVEGIGHNLPFLSAVMDHPKFISGDMTTAFIAEEYPEGFEGVELAESDLRRVAAACAAMHRVAEIRRARVSGRMDNHERKVGKDWNVTLQGQSYDVVVNADHDGATVSFNGTAVRVAGDWTPGDQLAEMTVDGAPLVLKVGKVSGGFRIRTRGADLKVHVRSPRQAELARLMPEKLPPDTSKMLLCPMPGLVVKIDVAEGDEVQEGQALCTIEAMKMENILRAEKKGIVSKINAGAGDSLAVDDVIMEFE, encoded by the coding sequence ATGTTCAACAAGATCCTGATCGCCAACCGGGGGGAGATCGCCTGCCGCGTCATCAAGACGGCGCGCAAGATGGGTATTCCCACCGTTGCCATCTATTCGGATGCCGATGCCAAGGCACTGCATGTGCAGATGGCGGACGAGGCGATCCATATCGGGCCACCGCCCGCCAACCAATCATATATCGTCATCGACAAGGTGATGGATGCGATCAAGCAGTCGGGCGCGCAGGCTGTACACCCCGGCTACGGCTTTTTGTCCGAGAACGCGAAATTCGCCGAAGCGCTGGAAGAAGCGGACGTCGCTTTCGTTGGCCCGCCCAAGGGCGCCATCGAGTCGATGGGCGATAAGATCACCTCGAAGAAAATCGCGCAGGACGCGGGCGTCAGCACGGTCCCCGGTTATATGGGCCTGATCGACGACGCAGACGAGGCCGTCAAAATCTCGACCGAGATCGGCTATCCCGTCATGCTCAAAGCCTCCGCCGGCGGCGGTGGCAAGGGGATGCGCATTGCCTGGAATGATGAGGAGGCGCGCGAGGGCTTCCAGTCTTCCAAGAACGAGGCGGCCAACAGTTTCGGTGACGACCGGATTTTCATCGAGAAATTCGTCACACAACCGCGCCACATCGAAATTCAAGTGCTCTGCGACAGTCATGGCAATGGCATCTATCTGGGTGAGCGCGAATGCTCGATCCAGCGGCGGAACCAGAAAGTGGTCGAGGAAGCGCCGTCGCCGTTCCTTGATGAAGCGACACGCAAAGCCATGGGGGAGCAGGCTGTCGCTCTGGCCAAGGCCGTCGGCTATGCCAGCGCCGGGACCGTCGAATTCATCGTGGACGGAGATAAGAATTTCTACTTCCTCGAAATGAACACCCGTCTGCAGGTGGAGCACCCGGTGACCGAACTGATCACGGGCGTCGATCTGGTGGAACAGATGATCCGTGTTGCTGCGGGCGAAAAGCTGTCGATCACCCAGGACGATGTGAAGCTGAACGGCTGGGCCATCGAAAACCGGCTTTATGCCGAGGATCCGTATCGCGGCTTTCTGCCGTCAATTGGCCGTCTGACCCGCTACCGCCCCCCGGCCGAGACCGAGAGCTACAGCCCCGGTGTGACCCCGGACAGCATTGTCGTGCGCAACGACACGGGCGTCTACGAAGGCGGCGAGATCAGCATGTATTATGACCCGATGATTGCCAAGCTGTGCACATGGGGCCCTGACCGTGCCACGGCCATCGAAGCGATGCGCGTCGCTCTCGACAGTTTCGAGGTCGAAGGCATTGGCCACAACCTGCCGTTCCTGAGCGCCGTGATGGACCATCCGAAATTCATTTCCGGTGACATGACGACAGCATTCATTGCCGAGGAGTATCCCGAAGGCTTTGAAGGTGTGGAGCTGGCCGAAAGCGACTTGCGCCGTGTGGCCGCCGCCTGTGCTGCCATGCACCGCGTCGCGGAAATTCGCCGCGCCCGCGTGTCTGGCCGCATGGACAACCACGAGCGCAAGGTAGGCAAGGACTGGAACGTCACGTTGCAGGGGCAGTCCTATGACGTGGTTGTCAACGCCGACCACGATGGGGCGACCGTTTCGTTCAATGGGACGGCGGTTCGTGTCGCGGGCGATTGGACGCCGGGGGATCAACTGGCGGAGATGACCGTCGATGGTGCACCGCTTGTTCTGAAAGTGGGCAAGGTATCGGGCGGGTTCCGCATCCGCACCCGCGGTGCCGACCTGAAGGTGCATGTCCGCTCACCGCGGCAGGCCGAACTGGCACGCCTGATGCCCGAGAAGCTGCCGCCGGATACGTCCAAGATGCTGCTCTGCCCCATGCCGGGCTTGGTCGTGAAGATCGACGTGGCCGAGGGTGACGAGGTGCAGGAGGGGCAAGCGCTTTGCACGATCGAGGCGATGAAGATGGAAAACATCCTGCGCGCCGAGAAGAAGGGCATCGTGTCCAAGATCAACGCAGGCGCGGGCGACAGCCTGGCCGTCGATGATGTGATCATGGAATTCGAGTGA
- a CDS encoding molecular chaperone DjiA, whose protein sequence is MSLWARISDALAALTAGESLTDVFDKLRAPPERSVAFAIAVIALGAKMAKADGQVTRDEVTAFREVFHIAAKDEAGAAKVFNLARQDVAGFADYATRIHAMFASQPETLTDLIEGLFHIAMADGFYHPNEDAFLEEVAHIFDISDADFRALRARFVPDATPDPYSVLGVDAGLELNDIRTAWRKLVRENHPDAMMARGVPEEAVRLAEKRMIDINRAWEEILSTRS, encoded by the coding sequence ATGTCCCTTTGGGCCCGCATATCCGACGCACTTGCTGCCTTGACCGCCGGCGAAAGCCTGACGGATGTTTTCGACAAGCTGCGTGCGCCACCGGAACGCAGCGTGGCCTTTGCCATTGCGGTGATCGCACTCGGGGCCAAGATGGCCAAGGCGGATGGCCAGGTGACGCGCGACGAGGTCACCGCCTTTCGCGAGGTGTTTCACATCGCGGCCAAGGACGAAGCCGGGGCGGCGAAGGTGTTCAACCTCGCCCGGCAGGATGTCGCCGGGTTCGCGGACTATGCCACCCGCATCCACGCCATGTTCGCAAGCCAGCCCGAAACCCTGACCGATCTGATTGAGGGGCTGTTTCACATCGCCATGGCAGACGGGTTCTATCACCCCAACGAGGACGCATTTCTCGAGGAGGTGGCGCACATTTTCGACATCTCCGACGCCGATTTTCGGGCCTTGCGCGCACGGTTTGTACCTGACGCGACGCCTGATCCCTATTCGGTTCTTGGCGTCGATGCGGGGTTGGAACTGAACGACATCCGCACGGCCTGGCGCAAGCTGGTGCGCGAAAACCACCCCGACGCAATGATGGCGCGCGGTGTCCCGGAGGAGGCCGTGCGCCTTGCTGAGAAGCGGATGATCGACATCAATCGTGCCTGGGAAGAGATCTTGAGCACCCGAAGCTGA
- a CDS encoding cupin domain-containing protein — MSLWKNQAFAISHADSGAFQSEGLRPFFEYRQLGISEATKGAYGAHVIRAVPGMESSGTWHSHDLDFQMVYVIKGWVVFEYQGQGEHVLRACSCVLQPPGIVHREIRHSDDLELIEITSPATFTTQEEDAR; from the coding sequence ATGAGTTTGTGGAAAAACCAGGCTTTTGCGATCTCGCACGCGGATAGCGGCGCGTTCCAATCCGAAGGCCTCCGCCCCTTTTTCGAGTATCGTCAGCTTGGCATCTCCGAGGCGACCAAGGGCGCTTATGGTGCGCATGTGATCCGCGCCGTTCCCGGAATGGAGAGCTCCGGCACCTGGCATTCACATGATCTGGACTTCCAGATGGTCTACGTCATCAAGGGCTGGGTGGTGTTTGAATATCAGGGGCAGGGGGAACATGTGCTGCGTGCATGCTCCTGTGTTTTGCAGCCTCCAGGGATCGTGCACCGGGAGATTCGGCACTCTGACGACCTCGAATTGATTGAAATCACCTCGCCTGCGACCTTTACAACGCAAGAAGAAGATGCACGATGA
- a CDS encoding phage tail protein, with product MKHLLKLTTSLAAAATVAASLTFTPQQAQAQAADQFLGQITWFPYTFCPRGWAETDGRLLAISQYSALFSLLGTNYGGDGRTTFGLPDLSGRTAMGQGTGPGLSPAILGQKKGFEFTNLTAAQLPSHNHLLRGVNKNDQAGGGYADAAGPGGDTLATPDFNAPGNPNPDINIYSNLNPNTTMNTNSITFTGSNQSVPLQDPVLVLRPCIALTGIFPSRN from the coding sequence ATGAAACATCTTCTGAAACTCACCACATCACTGGCTGCGGCTGCGACGGTTGCAGCATCACTGACATTCACTCCACAACAAGCGCAGGCCCAGGCGGCGGATCAATTTCTTGGTCAGATCACCTGGTTCCCCTACACATTCTGTCCTCGTGGTTGGGCAGAGACGGATGGGCGGCTTCTGGCAATTTCCCAGTACAGCGCTTTGTTCTCGCTCCTTGGCACCAACTACGGCGGCGACGGACGAACGACTTTCGGCCTCCCAGACCTGAGCGGACGCACGGCGATGGGTCAGGGCACCGGGCCCGGTCTGAGCCCGGCAATTCTTGGCCAGAAAAAGGGCTTTGAATTCACGAATTTGACAGCCGCGCAATTGCCGTCGCACAACCACCTCTTGCGTGGTGTGAATAAGAATGACCAAGCAGGTGGCGGCTATGCAGATGCAGCCGGCCCCGGCGGGGACACGCTGGCAACCCCGGACTTTAATGCACCCGGCAACCCAAATCCGGACATCAACATCTATTCCAACCTGAATCCGAACACGACCATGAACACGAATTCGATCACGTTCACAGGCAGCAACCAATCGGTTCCCTTGCAGGACCCGGTTCTGGTGCTGCGCCCGTGTATTGCGTTGACCGGTATCTTCCCGTCACGCAACTGA
- the scpA gene encoding methylmalonyl-CoA mutase gives MTTKKDDWQNLAEGELRGRPVEDLTWNTLEGIDVAPIYTADDLEGVDHLGTIAGEAPFTRGVKATMYAGRPWTIRQYAGFSTAEESNAFYRRALASGQQGVSVAFDLATHRGYDSDHERVVGDVGKAGVAIDSVEDMKILFDGIPLDKVSVSMTMNGAVIPILANFIVAGEEQGVDRAQLSGTIQNDILKEFMVRNTYIYPPEPSMRIIADIIEYTSNEMPKFNSISISGYHMQEAGANLVQELAFTLADGREYVRAAIARGMDVDKFAGRLSFFFAIGMNFFMEAAKLRAARLLWHRIMSEFEPKNPKSMMLRTHCQTSGVSLQEQDPYNNIVRTAFEAMSAVLGGTQSLHTNSFDEAIALPTQFSSRIARNTQLILQNETGVTNVVDPLAGSYYVEKLTHDLATEAWKLIEEVEEMGGMTKAVGSGMPKLRIEEAAARRQAMIDKGDEVIVGVNKFRLEKEDEIDILDIDNAAVRESQIARLTRIRSERDEDACQAALEALSAVAAADGNLLEAAVNAARARATVGEISMAMEKEFGRHRAEVKTLAGVYGAAYEGDEGFAAIQKSVEDFAEAEGRRPRMLVVKMGQDGHDRGAKVIATAFADIGFDVDVGPLFQTPAEAAQDAIDNDVHVIGISSQAAGHKTLAPQLVQALKDADAEDIIVICGGVIPQQDYQFLYNAGVKAIFGPGTNIPDAAQEILSILRNDT, from the coding sequence ATGACAACCAAGAAAGACGATTGGCAGAACCTCGCGGAGGGTGAGCTGCGCGGCCGCCCGGTCGAGGATCTGACCTGGAACACGCTTGAAGGGATCGACGTTGCGCCGATCTATACGGCTGACGACCTGGAAGGCGTGGATCACCTGGGCACAATCGCCGGAGAAGCGCCGTTCACGCGGGGTGTGAAAGCCACCATGTACGCGGGCCGTCCTTGGACCATCCGGCAATATGCGGGCTTTTCAACAGCCGAAGAATCCAACGCCTTCTACCGTCGTGCGCTTGCTTCGGGCCAGCAAGGCGTGTCCGTGGCCTTCGACCTCGCCACCCACCGCGGCTATGACAGCGATCATGAGCGTGTCGTCGGCGATGTGGGCAAGGCCGGCGTTGCCATCGACAGCGTCGAGGACATGAAGATCCTGTTCGACGGCATCCCGCTCGACAAGGTGTCCGTGTCGATGACCATGAACGGGGCGGTCATCCCGATCCTCGCCAACTTCATCGTCGCAGGGGAAGAGCAGGGCGTGGACCGCGCGCAACTGTCCGGCACCATCCAGAACGACATCCTCAAGGAGTTCATGGTCCGCAACACCTACATCTATCCGCCCGAACCCTCGATGCGGATCATCGCGGACATCATCGAATACACCTCGAATGAGATGCCGAAGTTCAACAGCATCTCGATCAGCGGCTACCACATGCAGGAAGCGGGCGCGAACCTGGTTCAGGAGCTCGCCTTTACCCTCGCTGACGGGCGCGAATACGTGCGTGCCGCCATCGCGCGGGGCATGGATGTGGACAAGTTCGCCGGGCGGCTGTCCTTCTTCTTTGCCATTGGCATGAACTTCTTCATGGAAGCCGCCAAGCTGCGGGCCGCGCGTCTGCTGTGGCACCGCATCATGTCCGAGTTCGAGCCGAAGAATCCGAAATCCATGATGCTGCGCACGCATTGCCAGACCAGCGGTGTAAGCTTGCAGGAGCAGGACCCCTACAACAACATCGTGCGTACCGCGTTCGAGGCGATGAGCGCTGTGCTGGGCGGCACCCAATCGTTGCACACCAACAGTTTTGACGAAGCCATTGCTTTGCCAACGCAATTCTCAAGCCGCATCGCGCGGAATACGCAGCTCATCCTGCAGAACGAGACGGGCGTGACCAATGTCGTCGACCCGTTGGCGGGTTCTTACTACGTCGAAAAGCTGACCCACGACCTGGCAACCGAAGCCTGGAAACTGATCGAAGAGGTCGAGGAGATGGGCGGCATGACAAAGGCCGTCGGCTCCGGCATGCCCAAGCTGCGCATCGAGGAGGCGGCTGCACGCCGTCAGGCCATGATCGACAAGGGTGACGAGGTGATCGTCGGCGTCAACAAGTTCCGGCTCGAGAAAGAGGACGAGATCGACATCCTCGACATCGACAACGCCGCCGTGCGCGAAAGCCAGATTGCGCGGCTGACTCGCATCCGGTCGGAGCGGGACGAGGATGCCTGCCAGGCCGCCCTGGAGGCGCTCAGCGCCGTGGCAGCCGCAGACGGTAACTTGTTGGAAGCCGCGGTAAACGCGGCGCGGGCACGTGCAACGGTGGGAGAGATCAGCATGGCCATGGAAAAAGAGTTCGGTCGCCACCGGGCAGAGGTGAAGACGCTCGCCGGAGTGTACGGTGCCGCCTACGAGGGCGACGAAGGCTTTGCCGCGATCCAGAAATCGGTCGAGGACTTCGCAGAAGCCGAAGGCCGCCGCCCGCGTATGCTGGTGGTCAAGATGGGCCAGGATGGGCACGACCGCGGGGCCAAGGTGATCGCGACGGCTTTTGCCGATATCGGCTTCGACGTCGATGTGGGGCCGTTGTTCCAGACCCCTGCAGAAGCGGCACAGGACGCCATCGACAACGATGTGCACGTGATCGGCATCTCGTCACAGGCGGCAGGGCACAAGACGCTGGCGCCGCAACTGGTGCAGGCACTGAAAGATGCGGACGCCGAGGACATCATCGTGATCTGTGGCGGGGTCATTCCGCAACAGGACTATCAGTTTCTCTATAATGCAGGGGTAAAGGCGATCTTTGGCCCCGGCACCAACATCCCGGATGCCGCGCAGGAAATCCTGTCGATCCTGCGCAACGATACCTGA
- a CDS encoding DUF4174 domain-containing protein, with product MKQLLPIVLVGLFGGSVVAAASDDAPEPSIFVTGNVPDLSEFVWEKRPIIVFADSPNDPNFGQQMDFLEDRADELAERDVIVLTDTDPSVDSDLRLKFRPRGFMLVIVAKDGGVIQRKPFPWDVREITRSIDKMPIRQREIRERRGRGS from the coding sequence ATGAAACAGCTACTACCCATTGTTCTGGTTGGACTTTTCGGCGGTTCCGTCGTCGCTGCAGCAAGTGATGACGCGCCCGAGCCTTCCATCTTTGTCACCGGCAATGTCCCGGATTTGAGCGAATTTGTCTGGGAAAAGCGGCCGATCATCGTGTTTGCCGACAGCCCGAACGATCCAAACTTCGGACAACAGATGGATTTTCTGGAAGATCGCGCTGATGAATTGGCCGAACGGGATGTGATCGTGCTGACGGACACAGACCCCTCTGTGGACAGCGATTTGCGACTGAAATTCCGCCCGCGCGGCTTCATGCTGGTCATTGTTGCCAAGGATGGTGGCGTTATACAGCGCAAGCCCTTCCCATGGGACGTCCGCGAAATCACACGCTCCATCGACAAGATGCCGATCCGGCAACGCGAAATCCGGGAACGGCGCGGGCGGGGTAGCTGA
- a CDS encoding DUF6497 family protein translates to MKGDRQHTVPNGTVRRVITARTAAPEGGARTWKREWVRGCVSALMLYATPLFAEDVPSGQPVSLSEVLIDEVGAEMWMRFRFLAPDIARESGTVTYAEAEPDFQALCDGFALSYMSNFGLSADVVVISLMDRPVAFGTTDPDATQFFEAFRPGPNGCVWEAL, encoded by the coding sequence ATGAAGGGTGACAGGCAACATACTGTGCCGAACGGAACAGTGCGACGGGTTATCACCGCACGCACAGCAGCCCCGGAGGGAGGAGCCCGGACCTGGAAACGGGAATGGGTCCGGGGCTGCGTTTCGGCCTTGATGCTTTATGCAACTCCATTGTTTGCCGAGGATGTGCCATCCGGCCAACCAGTTTCACTATCCGAAGTCCTGATCGATGAAGTTGGTGCTGAAATGTGGATGCGTTTCCGGTTTCTGGCGCCGGACATCGCACGGGAGTCGGGGACCGTGACTTACGCGGAAGCCGAGCCGGATTTTCAAGCGCTCTGCGATGGGTTTGCACTTTCATATATGTCCAACTTCGGATTGAGCGCAGACGTCGTTGTGATCTCGCTTATGGATCGACCTGTCGCTTTCGGTACGACTGATCCTGACGCGACACAGTTTTTCGAGGCCTTCCGTCCGGGGCCCAACGGTTGTGTCTGGGAGGCATTGTGA
- a CDS encoding VOC family protein codes for MFFDHLVVGATMLEAARTHVEEALGVKMQPGGSHAVFQTHNALMGLEDGIYLEAIAPNPEVSPPKRPRWYDLDRFEGQARLSNWACSVSDMDRALNNMPSGAGTPVAVRRGDLAWRMAVSEEGTTPFDNLWPALIEWPAGVHPATQLEPTGIRLRRLTLSHPDGDALAAALAPHLSDDRVSVEVGAVGMCAEFDTPHGPRVL; via the coding sequence ATGTTTTTTGATCATCTCGTCGTCGGAGCCACGATGCTTGAAGCCGCACGGACACATGTTGAAGAGGCGCTGGGTGTCAAGATGCAGCCGGGCGGGTCTCATGCGGTGTTTCAGACCCATAACGCCCTGATGGGGCTTGAGGACGGCATCTACCTTGAAGCCATTGCACCCAATCCGGAGGTCTCGCCACCGAAGAGGCCGCGCTGGTACGATCTGGACCGTTTCGAAGGCCAAGCGCGGCTGTCGAACTGGGCGTGTTCCGTGTCGGACATGGACCGCGCGCTCAATAACATGCCCAGCGGTGCCGGAACGCCCGTCGCCGTCCGTCGCGGTGACTTGGCGTGGCGCATGGCGGTGTCGGAGGAGGGGACGACCCCTTTCGACAACCTGTGGCCGGCGCTGATCGAGTGGCCCGCTGGCGTTCACCCGGCAACGCAGCTTGAACCGACAGGCATTCGTCTGCGCCGCCTAACGCTCTCACACCCGGACGGAGACGCTCTTGCAGCCGCGCTTGCGCCGCACCTGTCAGATGACCGCGTGTCGGTCGAGGTTGGAGCGGTCGGCATGTGCGCCGAGTTTGACACACCACATGGGCCACGTGTCCTATGA
- a CDS encoding GNAT family N-acetyltransferase, with translation MIRNAARDDAAWIADIWNAVITHTQITFTTAPKSLTDIEKMIECQAVLVLQDRGGFATYGPFRSGPGYAATVEHTILLADGARGRGHGRALLTALEARAAAEGHHIMVAGISGTNDAAIAFHSAMGFSRVGHMPEVGRKGGVWLDLVLMQKRLGATASADAKPRDTV, from the coding sequence ATGATCCGCAACGCCGCGCGCGACGATGCAGCATGGATCGCGGACATCTGGAATGCGGTGATCACGCACACGCAGATTACCTTCACGACAGCGCCCAAGTCGTTGACCGATATTGAAAAAATGATCGAATGCCAGGCTGTTCTGGTTCTGCAGGATCGGGGTGGGTTTGCGACCTATGGCCCGTTCCGGAGCGGCCCGGGTTATGCGGCGACGGTCGAACATACCATTCTGTTGGCCGATGGTGCGCGTGGGCGCGGTCACGGCAGGGCACTTCTGACCGCGCTTGAAGCGCGCGCAGCGGCGGAAGGGCATCACATCATGGTGGCAGGGATCAGCGGCACCAATGACGCGGCCATCGCGTTCCACTCTGCCATGGGGTTCTCGAGGGTCGGCCATATGCCGGAGGTGGGGCGAAAGGGCGGCGTGTGGCTTGATCTGGTCCTCATGCAAAAACGGCTGGGTGCGACGGCAAGCGCCGACGCCAAGCCCCGAGATACGGTATAG
- a CDS encoding acyl-CoA carboxylase subunit beta, whose product MKDILTELESRRADARLGGGQKRIDAQHGRGKLTARERIDLLLDEGSFEEFDMFVTHRCTDFGMEKQKPAGDGVVTGWGTINGRQVYVFSQDFTVLGGSVSATHAAKICKIMDKAVENGAPVIGINDSGGARIQEGVDSLAGYGEVFQRNIMASGVVPQISVIMGPCAGGAVYSPAMTDFIFMVKDSSYMFVTGPDVVKTVTNEQVTAEELGGASTHTKKSSVADAAFDNDVEALAEVRRLVDFLPLNNREKPPVRPFFDEPDRIETSLDTLVPDNPNVPYDMKELIVKLADEGDFYELQEEFAKNIITGFIRLEGRTVGVVANQPMVLAGVLDIDSARKAARFVRFCDCFDIPILTVVDVPGFLPGTTQEYGGVIKHGAKLLYAYGEATVPKVTVITRKAYGGAYVVMASKHLAADFNYAWPTSEIAVMGAKGATEIIHRADLGDAEKTAQHTKDYEDRFANPFVAAERGFIDEVIQPRSTRKRVSRAFASLRNKKTPMPWKKHDNIPL is encoded by the coding sequence ATGAAAGATATTCTGACCGAATTGGAATCACGGCGCGCGGATGCGCGTCTTGGCGGCGGGCAAAAACGGATCGACGCGCAACACGGGCGCGGCAAGCTGACCGCACGGGAGCGTATTGATCTGCTTCTGGACGAGGGATCGTTCGAAGAGTTCGACATGTTCGTCACGCATCGCTGCACCGATTTCGGGATGGAAAAGCAGAAACCTGCAGGCGACGGCGTTGTCACCGGCTGGGGCACGATCAACGGACGGCAGGTCTATGTCTTTTCTCAGGACTTTACGGTTCTGGGTGGATCCGTGTCGGCAACTCATGCAGCCAAGATCTGCAAGATCATGGACAAGGCAGTCGAGAACGGTGCGCCGGTCATCGGCATCAACGACTCAGGTGGTGCGCGTATTCAGGAAGGCGTCGACAGCCTTGCCGGTTATGGTGAGGTGTTCCAGCGCAACATCATGGCGTCGGGCGTGGTGCCGCAGATTTCCGTCATCATGGGCCCGTGCGCCGGTGGTGCTGTGTATTCGCCTGCCATGACCGACTTCATCTTTATGGTCAAAGACAGCTCATATATGTTCGTGACGGGTCCGGACGTTGTGAAAACCGTGACCAACGAACAGGTGACGGCCGAGGAATTGGGCGGCGCGTCCACCCACACCAAGAAGTCGTCGGTGGCCGATGCGGCCTTTGACAACGACGTGGAAGCACTGGCCGAAGTGCGCCGCCTCGTGGACTTCCTGCCCCTCAACAATCGTGAGAAGCCGCCCGTCCGCCCCTTCTTTGACGAGCCGGACCGGATCGAGACGAGCCTTGATACGCTGGTGCCCGACAACCCGAACGTGCCCTACGACATGAAAGAGCTGATCGTGAAGCTCGCGGACGAGGGCGACTTCTACGAGTTGCAGGAAGAGTTTGCCAAGAACATCATCACCGGGTTCATCCGACTTGAGGGGCGCACCGTGGGTGTTGTCGCCAACCAGCCCATGGTGTTGGCGGGCGTTCTGGACATCGACAGCGCGCGCAAGGCGGCACGCTTTGTGCGCTTCTGCGACTGCTTCGACATTCCGATCCTGACCGTTGTTGACGTGCCCGGCTTCCTGCCCGGAACGACACAGGAATACGGTGGCGTGATCAAACACGGCGCGAAGCTGCTTTACGCCTATGGTGAGGCGACGGTGCCGAAGGTGACGGTCATTACCCGCAAAGCCTATGGCGGTGCTTACGTTGTGATGGCGTCCAAACATCTGGCGGCTGATTTCAACTATGCCTGGCCCACGTCTGAGATTGCGGTGATGGGTGCCAAGGGTGCGACCGAGATCATCCACCGTGCCGATCTGGGTGACGCCGAGAAGACGGCGCAGCACACCAAGGACTATGAGGATCGCTTTGCCAATCCGTTTGTGGCGGCCGAGCGTGGGTTCATCGACGAGGTGATCCAGCCCCGGTCGACCCGCAAGCGGGTCAGCCGTGCCTTTGCGTCACTGCGCAACAAGAAGACTCCTATGCCGTGGAAGAAGCACGATAATATCCCGCTATAG